The window cctttttgatgtgatcaaatccaAGTTCagttagggtaaaccataaacaactagttataatttttgcaaaaaaaaaaattgcaagtacaaaaattaagtacataaataaaaaagattaaaattgtACTACCTTCCCCtatacttaatctttactactcccccttttgatcaccTTAAAAGTGGGTTCATTAAACATATTACTTGGAAGGTCTAAAAGTCTAagggagaaaaaataaaaaatatgaaaagttaagtttcaaaaactttgattttcaaaaaattcttttaataataaaaactttAGCAAGGGTTCAACTGAAAAAAATTTCAGAGAAAGTTAAATTTttgacaaaattaaaaaaattacattttgATCACtagttcataaaaatttctaacaaaaattttTTTCAAGAGATTGTTTAgattaacttaaacaaattttaatgattagacctttttaaataaatttttctagcaaaaatttaaaacattagttGAATACTTCacagtaaattaattaaatatttaattcaataattgacttccaggctgtggcgagatattagaccttcttggttattggagtatcaaccacttctagacaaagcctcttaaagaatttaaatatttaactttctttctgaaagctctaggaaattaattaatctaaatatgattttggaacccaaaataggttGCTTTCTATAGGATATTAAtcagaaattttttagaaatatatttttatgatattttcctaatttgaccttgatggtatttaaaataccagtttaaattattatatctcctaatattttgattatttgagcatgcatgattttttaaatattccatttctatttttaatttgtcattttctatttttaaattatcaaacaaatgtAAGGGGCATGCATTGGCTAATTGTCCTGTCaagtctatattttctttttctaattttactaaatccttggaaagaatcataataaattgaaatgactctTCAGGAGACAAGGCACGTACCTGACTTATCTCATATTCtgatgctcctccttcatcgtagctttcctctgatgattcttccccttcatcgatgctcatctctgagctgattTTGTCTTCTTTTTGATGGTCTATCATTAGGGCTAGTCCGACGTAGGCTTCGATTCATATTCGAaggatgacgattcatcccatgtggctctTAGATTATGCTTGGGTCGAGCTGActttttattcttttccttgtccttgttcttcaattttgggtaatcatccttgatgtgtccttcttcgttgtagttgtaATATCGGACATTTCTTTTATTCCGATAATAGTTTCtcgtctgcgatttaaatttattagatttaataaatttattaaattttcttactaatagcGGCGCCTCATATTCATTGATGGACGCTTCTGAGTCTGGATTGTCCGTTCTTGCTTTCAGGCTAATGTTCTAACTAGGCTCCCTTTTCATCTctacacatctagattcgtgaagttcaaaggtggaaaaaggattttctaatgaactaacttctagttctttagatatataaaatgagttgACTATAGAGGTCCACTAGGTgtcctagggaatgcatttaaagcgtaccttaatgaatctcagttcgttaccttttctcccagattcgtgagtccggtgatgagttatttgatcctcgagtgcagatgtgagactatttcactttcttctttccggaggttcgttagttgGTTCCGGAGCAGATCCTGCctcgcgagctttgcttcggaagttccttcgtgtagttttaggaatttctcccaaagttcctttgctgattcgtaattttcgatccgatttacttcctggggtggaagtacgctgagtaggtggaactcggctcGTCCGTTCACTACGAAGTCTGCttcctccttcttgctccattggtattcttccttttcatttccaTGTTGGTCTTTggaagctacaaaaccatatttaattatcaaaaaaattcaaaatcaattttaaaaaatacctccatgcatttTTTCCATAACGCAAATTCTCCCTTGAACTTCGAAGGGCAGATGCTCGGTTCGGCTATCATCttggtgcttcagtcggcggttagtccttctgaggtattctggctctgataccacttataggacccttggcggccggctagagggggtgaatagccctgcgaAGAAAAACAACCTTCGTCAACTTTATAGCTTAATAAtgatcaacacttgcataaaataattaaaagactaaaaaaagacgaggcacaaagaaattacttggttacaaccggggaggttgttaatccaaggaagatgtaaaGCTCATTataattctcctctgggcggagaagcctcttacaacagttaaatctcacaactagaaagctaaactgaaattgaatcaattacaagtgttgtttctctctttttcttattgTTTTTAGCTTCTTGGAGCAGGGATGCTTTTATAGCCTTACtcgggacgcctggaagggttccaggcgcttggaatgagataaaaatttatccccgaTGCAATGGGACGCGAACGTTGCAAATGGCTAAAACTtctgttccgagcgcccggaggggttccaggcacccgAACCAAGTCAACTCAACAGTTGACttttttcggtccgggtcttctgctccagttCTTCCACTCTAGCTCCACTCGCTTgtgtgatttcggccatccgaaatagggctcatccaaaatccaacatccggacttttcgagcaagcttccgctctagcttcggAAACATCGTACGCCTCTTTCTCCTCCGCTCGCAtgctctttcgcagcacctcgtcccccaaacacaccgagctcgtcagctctctctcgtgccatcctctcactagctgcatcttttgctcgacttcctgtgctcctaagttcctgcacaaagacacaagggttaaaaaccAATAGaatctaacctgacttggttgatcacatcaaaactatcttgggataCTAACATCATGAATCTTTTAGGGATTTTCATATAAATATCATTATCAAGTTTTCCATACAAATAAGCTATTACTAAATCCATCAAAAGCATTTCAAATTTTTCTTGTACTGTCATACAAAGAAGATGTTGAAATGTGATTGCATCTACTACAAGGGAATATGTTTCTTCATAatcaataatagttttttttttaaaaaaaccttgTGCCACTAAACGATCTTTATATcttataatttcatttttttcattttgcttttatagaaggggagccttggcgcaacgataaagttgttgtcatgtgaccaaaaagtcacgggttcgaatcttggaaacaacctcttgcaaaaagcagggtaaggctgcgtacaatagacccttccccgggaccccgtatggcgggaacttcgtgcaccgggttgcccttttttttttttgcttttataCAAAAACTCATTTGTACCCTACAGGGGTTACACCTTTTGGCGTTTGGGCTATAGGTCCCAAAACCTCACGTTTTGCAAGTGAGTTTAATTCCTCTTTAATTGCATCTTTCCATTTTAGCCAATCATGCATACTACAATATTGTTGAATAGATTGAGGTTTTTGATCATCATTTTCATAAACAATTTTATGTGCTACACTATATGCAAATTTATTGTCAATAACTAATCTTGATCAATTCAATTTCTTCCCTGTCCTAACATATTTTAATTATGTCAGTCGTCTCTATAGGAGACCTAGGCGCTTCAAAATAAACATCTTGATTAGTTGCTCCTTTtctttttcgggaatttttatcTTTAAAATCGATTGTCTACCATGCTCCAGATGAGTAGTAATCTCATTAATTAATTGTCCACCATGCTCATATCAATTTTCTTGATAGTATGCTCTAGAAATTGAGCTCTCAACTGAATTATTTGGGTTAGCAATCTCGCAAACGCCAAGTTGCGAGTTGATAATAAACATACATTTGACCATCTTGTAGAGGCATCAATTAGAAccataaaatatttaaatgatcCACATGGTGGATGAATAGGCTTACATATATCGCCTTGTATATGTTCCAGAAATGTAGGGGATTCAATTCTTTAATGGGTGTCCACGTgaattcttgataattttttgaaatattgtAAAACCAGGATGTCCCAACCAATCTTGCTAAAGTATAAAATCATTTGAATCAGTAAACTTTAAGTTTACTATTGCATTTATTTCTACCGTATATATCAAATACGAAAGTGGGAAATTTTTCATATACATATTTCTTACCCAACACTATCATTGTAATATAGATATATTCAATATTCTCATTAAATGTCTCAATGTGATATTCATTTCAGCGAATATCTTTAAAACTTAGCAAATTTCTTTGAGACTTAGGAGATAACAATGCATTATCAATAACAACTTTTGTTCCTCCAAATAATGATATAATATCTCTTCCGGAACCTTCAATAATATTTGTACTACCAGATATTGAATTAACATTACTTTCACCCATttctaaataagaaaaatatttttttctttctcaatATAAAATGTATCGTTACACTATCGATAAGACATAAATCttcattattgattccaaaagtCATGATAGATAATTTTTTTCCGAAATATCAAGAGTCGTCACAAACTCTAACTTTGAAAGATTTGACATAGTGAAAATATATtataaagaaaattaaatcattaataataattatcatacatcatatatatatatatatatatatatatcttaatgaatgataaaacatgatataatcaaaagatgattttataatatttaattctAAAATATTGTAATATTCTCAAACCGTGGCAAGTCATGCAAATATGCATaagtaactatatatatatatatatatatatatatatatatatatatatatatatatatatatatatatatatatatatatatatatatatatatatatatatatatatatatccataatATAATTATGGTCGAATCGAGGTCGTAATTCTGTCATAACCTTCTCATTCAGGTTATAATTTGGGTCTGAGTGGACTGCTAGAGGTCATCGACGGTGGGTAGGTGGCCGAGCTACCAGACGTCGAGCGGAGGGTGTCCTCTGGTCGTCCACCCCGACTCAAACTATAACCTAAGTGGAAGATAAACTCAGAAAAAAATCACAATTAATTGTAGTCAAATTACAACCGTCATCTAATTGTAATTGTATTGTGGATcatcttttaatttataaaaagtgGACTAGGATTTAATTTCATAAGCATTCGCTTATGAAAAGGAAATATTATAAACCTTATCACTTTAATTTCTACTACTCTTAGAAGGTTATTTAGAGATGATGAATTATAGAGATAGAAAGTTTATGAAATGTTGGGTTATGGACATCCATATATATATTATGGTACAACAGACTTTATTGTTATAAAAAGACGAAGACATTAATAAATGAATATTTATAACACGTTTATATTAAACTTCATGATCGAATAATTattatgaggtgttgccacaatgatcGAATAATTATTGTCGTTACATTCTAAGTAGAAAAGGACTCTCATTAGGAGACTTAATGAACGGTTGCTAATGCTCCTATAACGTGAATGAGATTATGAGAACCTCCTAAGCTATCTTTTATATCGACCGATGGATCTGAGCTCGTCCATTGGGAGTGCTTTTCGATTTATCTTAATGATTAATGAGAAATTTTTATGAGGTCGGATTGACCATCTCAGCTTCGATGCTACCTGACCTGATTAATCATTATATCAACAAATAGATACTCCTCACAGATGATTGTGAAATCGACCGTGTAGGGCCAATGGGATAACAGATTCTACCTTTGCTACCATATATTGACAAATGGATCAAAAAGCCCTTCCCATACCGGTGAACTATAGCTTTCTGATTTACCTCCTCATATATGGCCATGGAGCCAACCGTGTGGGGTCGACCTTGTGGGGTCGTTGGGTCGGCAAATTCCATCTTTTGCTACCTTATATCACCAAACGGATCATCCCTAGGGCTACGATGCAGTAGAAGGGCATTAAATTGTCATCTAAGCATCCACGGTTTGATCCTCAGCTACACATATTTACAAAGATTTTTGACTTCTGAGCCACTCGCcatgagcgcttcccgatttaatCTAGCGACAAGTGGAAAATTTTCATAGTTTCGGATCAATCATCTCAGATTCAGTGTTATTtggttcatcattttttttatattgataAGTGGACTCATCCACGATTTAATCCTCAATTACAATGCATTTATAgagattttttctccaaatggatgGTCAACCACGGGATACTAGACTTCTATATCATCTATCATGAACACTTTTCAATTTACTCTGAcagttaataaaaaaaacttttatagaGTTAAACGATCatcttaaaaaaaatgattaaccaagttaggtcGTCTCGATCCCACTGAAATTACcacaggataaatcgggaagtgctcACAACGGACAGCCTATGAGCCGAGCATCCTTTAATTATGTACATCTTAGGTTCGATATTATATCGttcataatttttcttttatatcgACAAATGGATCACAGATGAAGTTCATAAAACATCAAGCAACTAGCGAAAATTGTTCCTAGTCAAATGAAAGTATTTTATCGGAAGTTTTTCTTCTGTTAGATTGTGTTAATTATTTGCGTTCTTATCCTAAATAGTCAAAGTGATCATGATAaagtttgttttttcttttgcACAATGTGCAATTTGCATACATttgttctcatttttttttatttgttaaatgtccATCACAGAATTGTGCCAAACTCTTATGGAAACTTCAACCTGTTTATGATGAAGGCTTTTAATAAAGAATCAATTTATTGTTCACGAAAAAAAAGGAGAAACTGAGCCAAACACGTTTATTACAATTTGTGTTTATATATTTTTTGGgctaaattttgataaaattgaaTTTATCAAATTGCAACTAATATGTAACAATATCATTATTGAAGTTTTCCCTTAAAAaacaaaaattgtaaaaaaaaaaaaaaaaaagattactaAATTAATTATCGTCGTTATTTTCTAAGTAGGAGACTTAATGCAATGGCCTGATCCTAAATAGTTGAAAGTGACCATGGACAAGGATCTTTCAACCTTCACACTTTTTCTGCCTGAATATCTCTTtcattatcattatttttttaattttgttaaatgtcCACCAGAGAATTGTGCCAAACTTTTGTGTAAAGTTTAAATTGTTTATTGCGAAGGCTATAAATAAAGACACAATCTACTGTTCAAGATAAAAAGAACAGACGAACAAACCACTAAATTCAAGTTCGCTTTAGCTTAATTTTAAGATTTCATTAATCTAAGAACCATGCTTATCGAGCAATTTGTGCTAAAATAAAGCATTTAtacatttttaattattttcatgATCATAATTATTTGTTAAGAAACTTCCTCTcatataaattaagaaatattttaGTTAAATTAGTAGGGGTCGCGCAAGCGCGTACCCCCTCTACCACAAATTATGACGTCCACTCTCCCACTTGAGGAGATGGTAAACCAACGCGCAACCGCAGTGCAATGGCAGCCGTTGACTTAGGCCACGAGCCTTGATGATCGCCCGTACACCCCGTCCAGGTAAGTATGAAACAGTGTTGCTCAAGCCTTCATTCTTAAAGGCCTCGGCCTCCGCTCCTCGTCATCTACTCcacaatgtgggactaaacaacGATCTGGTTCTTCCTCGCTCGCATCGCTGACCCACCACACTACCTTCCCAGCCCACTTCCCTTGTTTGTCTCTCATTGCGGCCTCAGTGACCTCACTCGCATCGCCAATGTGCAGGTGCCCCTCGATCTCCAATTTCTCCCCAAGTTCTTCCTTGGAGATGCATTCCGTTTGCCGTGCATAATTTGTGATTACTAGACACCTTCCAAGTGCCCGATTGGTTTgttttggtttgttttgttttgttttgtttcggTGATGGAGGCTCTGATCCTTCGACGTTCCATTCGGTAGCAGCAATGACGGTGAGTCAACTGCGCAATCTACTTGTTTGTTGATATGCCGCAAAGAAGCCTACATTTTGTTATTCAATCAAGTGCCCGAttggtttgttttgttttgttttgtttggtCAATGGAGGTTCTGATGCTTCGACGTTCCATTTGTTGGCAGCAATGGCGGTGAGGGAACTGTGCAATCTACTTGTTTGATGATATGCTGCAGAGAAGCTTACGTTTTGTTTTCCAAGCAAAGTTCTTTCTCACTTGGTTGATGGAGCAAACAGGCCAAGCTCCTGTATCTCGATATGCTTGTCAGAGACACAAATGCAGTTAATTACCAGCAGATGAAGCGATCCATGATCAGCTTAACTGTTCTGCCAGATCTTTCATTTCAGAGACATATTCAGTTTTGCCAGCTGATGGAATTAAATGACAAAGAGAGAATTAAATTGCTAATGTATTCACACAACAGCATTATGCTTCCTACACAAAACATCTGGAGGAATTGACTTCTTCCCTGAGTTATAACACAGTTTATTCTGagttctaattaaaaaaaaatacttcaaaAAAAATTTGTCCTTAAATTTACACCTAATTCTGTCTTTTTTTTCCTCTCATTACAAAgattttctttagattttgttgtATCTGTCAAAAATagtgaggatttatttgatctttCAAAGCTTATGCTGCCTCTGTGTTTGAAATAAGCATATCaactttcttttatttccttttaaataagattaaaattataaaataaattttgtggtcatcaaatattttattttctctactTCCATATAAGTGAGAGAAaaatgttaatattaaaatattagtgGAATCGTATGCGAGATTCATGTTAGCCATAATTGATGATGCACAGGAGTCAACTTTCTTAAAAATGTTAATAGATTTTACAAAAATAGATAAAGAAACATGCTTTcccataaatcatatttatacttCAAATGCTAAATCAAATTCGTCGTATTAAATCAAGTTGATCTGTGAGAAGAATTTCAGGAGAACTtacattaatatatatatttttacccttcgttttttatttggaaaattaAAGGCCAAACAgaagaaaataatataatattaatattaatattaatttttgccTTCGTTTTTTCTCGGGTTTATTTAATGACATTTGACTTGTGAAGTAAAGTTGACAAAGAGTgaatgaaatttttattttttttattaataattaaaataaaaattaatatccTTTAATAACACGAACCCCTAATGCTCGGCCCTAAAGCAATGGAGAAATCCGACGCCCCCCTCGCCGCTCCGGTCGATCCCAAACATCGCctgcgccgccgccgccgccgcatctGTTGCCTCGTCTGCCTTCTAGTCCTCGTCCTCCTTGCGGTCGCCGCCACCGTCCTCGCCCTCACCATCTTCAAAGTCCGCGACCCCTCGACGGACCTCGTCTCCGTCCGCCTCCTCGGCGTCTCCCCCCGCATCTCTTTCCCCGTCGTCGCCGTCGAGATCAACATCACCCTCGACCTCGCCGTCCGCGTCCACAACCCCAACTACGCCGCCTTCGCCCACGGCGACGACGGCCACACCCGCCTCTTCTACCGCGGCGCCGAGATCGGCGACGCCGCGGTGGCGGCCGGCCGGATCCCGGCCCGCGGGTCGGAGACGATTCACCTCCTTACCGCGCTGGAAGTCGATCGGATCATGACGGACCTCGGCCCGCTCTTGCAGGACATCATCGCCGGCGCTTTGGCGATCGACGCCGAGGCAAGGCTACCGGGTCGGGTCACCGTCTTCGGGTTCGTGAAGCTCCACGCGGTGGCCACATCCAGATGCCACGTGGTGCTAGCGGTGGCCAACCTCACCGTGATCAGCCAGGAATGCACGCACAGCACCAGGCTGTAGGTTCACCGCGACGGTGAGCGGACCGCGAGCCCGTCGGCGTCACAGTCCCAGATCCCACTCACGGGTTTGTGCCTTTATTCGTGTCTTTATTTAGAATACACCTCTAAATACTCTCTCCGCTTGACTTGGTCTTGTCATATAGAatctttatttattagaataataaTCTACTttttctaataaaatatatatattaataaccAAAATATTACTCGAGAATTATTGTGGTTGTTTATCCAATGCCGTGAGGATAATAGATAGTAGTATATTTCATTTCTTATTACATTTTCTATCCAAGGATTGActttgatcgattcagatggtgtAGGGACGTAAATGAATCAAAAGATTCGTGAATTATCGGAGTTCGATTCAGTAAAAAGTTCATTCGAATTTGTTCGTTTATTTTACCTGAACTGAGCTCGAACTCGAGCCCGATTTCGAGCTCGAGCTTAAAAATATTCGGTTCGTGAATTCGTGAAAATATTCGTTTATATGTTCACAAGCTCGAGTTCG is drawn from Zingiber officinale cultivar Zhangliang chromosome 1B, Zo_v1.1, whole genome shotgun sequence and contains these coding sequences:
- the LOC122020139 gene encoding uncharacterized protein LOC122020139, which gives rise to MLGPKAMEKSDAPLAAPVDPKHRLRRRRRRICCLVCLLVLVLLAVAATVLALTIFKVRDPSTDLVSVRLLGVSPRISFPVVAVEINITLDLAVRVHNPNYAAFAHGDDGHTRLFYRGAEIGDAAVAAGRIPARGSETIHLLTALEVDRIMTDLGPLLQDIIAGALAIDAEARLPGRVTVFGFVKLHAVATSRCHVVLAVANLTVISQECTHSTRL